From the genome of Spinacia oleracea cultivar Varoflay chromosome 2, BTI_SOV_V1, whole genome shotgun sequence, one region includes:
- the LOC110774661 gene encoding cytochrome B5-like protein, which translates to MEMIVAGSLILGLLLALLFVIPRFTKPSQSKTEALNNNPKNISKESRRYTKAEVSLHDKRTDCWVIIKDKVYDVTSYVEEHPGGDAILTHAGDDSTEGFFGPQHGTRVFDIIDDFCIGELEQ; encoded by the exons ATGGAGATGATTGTAGCAGGGTCATTGATACTGGGTCTTCTATTAGCTCTTCTCTTTGTCATCCCACGATTTACCAAACCCA GTCAATCGAAAACTGAAGCCTTGAATAATAACCCCAAAAACATATCTAAG GAATCTAGAAGATATACTAAAGCTGAAGTTTCGTTGCATGACAAAAGGACTGATTGTTGGGTCATCATCAAAGATAAG GTATATGATGTAACTTCATATGTGGAGGAGCATCCAGGTGGTGATGCTATCTTAACGCATGCAGGGGATGATTCCACTGAAGGGTTCTTTGG GCCACAGCATGGTACACGAGTGTTTGACATAATTGATGATTTCTGCATTGGAGAATTGGAACAGTGA